The Sulfolobus islandicus Y.N.15.51 sequence CAATTTGAACTATAACGTATTTGTTCGTTATTCTTACAATAAACCTTATTTGTTTACTTATGACATAAACATATCTCTTATAGTAGTTAGTTTTTCCTTCTCTTCTTCTCCTATGTTTTATCTTATAATTAGGACCATTGGCCAAATTTACTCACCTCTTAATTTCCCCATCTGTATTAAGACGTTCCTAACATCTGAAACTCCCTTATAGTTGCCACCCTTGGCTTTTAAGTATAATTCCCTATAAGTATGACTATCAATAACCTTATGATCTCTCAACCATTTAAGATAAGCCCTTATTTTTCTTATCCTCTTAACCCACATTCGTTTGCTATTTGCCCTTGCTCCCTTCTTGCCTTTTCTACTTCCTGCCTTTTTCCCTTCACTCTTAAGGCTCTTCTTTTTTCTTCTCTCCTTTAATCTACCGTCGCTTATTCCAACCTTTTTAAGGATTATAATCTTACCATCCTTTATCAAATTCCTAATTTCTTCTCTGGTTAGTGCGCTTTGAACGTCCTCAATATAATCCTCAACAATCTTAACTCTGCTTATTCCTACCCCTGCAACCGATGCTGCTAGCCTTTTTTGAGCTTTCAAGTTAGTCATGCACTGACACCCTCATTACTTACCTTCAAACCCAATTCCCTAGCTTTATTTAGAATTTCAAGCCTCTTTTTAAAACCAACTGAAGAAGCTATTGTTACAATAACACTGTCTTTTTGATTTTGCACTTTAACTAGATCGTTAACATTATGAACTATAACTTGCCTTAATCCACTTGGATGAAATCCCCTAACTTCTTTAGGCAGTCTGTAACCAACACTTACTATAGCAGGAAATCCCCTAACTTTTAATCTAGTCTTATTATCTCTTCCGTAGGGTCTTCTCCATTTTTCCTGTCTTCCTAATCTGAAGAACTTGTCGGAATCATAACGTAAGAACCTTGGCTTCTTTGCCTTAAGCTTTTGCCTTATTACATAAATCTTTTTCCTATATGACTGTATTTTTTCTTCGGTCATTCAACCACCTCTTTTTTATAGATGAAAATTCCATCCGAGAAGATACGTCTATCAAAACCAGTTATCTTTGAAGCTGCTTCAATATTTGCTGCAGTTTGGGCAACAGCATCTAAATTCGGGCCCTCCACAACTATATCTTCACCTTTCACAGTAACCTTAACGCCCTGTAGTATTGGCGCCCTCCTTATATTCTTTTCACCTATTAGATTAGTTATTTGAACTTCGTTCCCTACTACCTTTACAGATGTTGGAAAGTGAGTATATATAATTTTAAGATAATACCTATAACCCTTAGTTACTCCAGTTATCATATTTTTGATATGACTAACTATACTATAGAAGGCCGCCTTTTTTCGTCTATTAGCAAATGTAGTTTCTAACACTATCTTATTTCCATCTAAACTAATTTGTATACCCCTAGCAAAGCTGAAATCTTTAACTACTTCACCTTTAGGTCCTTTCATCTTAATTACTGAGTCTTTTAAATCAACATTTACATTGCTCGGAATTTCAATCTCTTCCCTTAAAATTACTATCTGCATTAAAAATCACCTCAATATACATATCCCAATGCTACTCCTCCTAGTCGCATTCTAGCTGCTTCTTTATGAGACATTACTCCTTTAGATGTCGAAACAATAATTATACCAATCTCTTTTGATGGTAAGTAACGCCTGATATAATCTGGTAATGCAATCATCTGTCTATAACTAAGAGGATATCGTGGAGTTATTGGTCCACACTTGTTAACTCTTCCTAACAACTGTACTGTAATCTTGCCCCATCTACCATCATCAATATACTCAAATTCTCCTACATAACCCTCCTTCTGCATAACTCTTAAAACATTTATTACCAATTTAGATGCTGGCATTATAATAGCTTGTTTATTCCTTCTCATCTCATTGTTGTAGATAGACGTTAACGCATTTGCCAACGGATTTACGAATACCATAACCTATCACCAATACTTCCTAAACCCTAACTCATACGCGACTTCTCTAAAACATTGTCTACATAAATAAATCCCATATTTTTGAATTACAGAATCCCTACTTCCACATCTCTGGCAAGCTTGAACTCCTTTACCATATTTTCTCTCGGCTGGAGGCTTGTATTTTCCCATTTCATTCACCCTTCTACCAACTGTACATTAAAATTATTTCTTAAAAATTCCATAGCTTCTTCCTTCGTAACCCTATGCCTCCTTGGAATTCTAGTCTTTTTTCTTCTTCGTCTCGAAATCCTATAGCCAGCTCTCTCGAGAGTGATAGCTATATCCATGCCGAATATACCTATTTCTGGATCATATCTTGCACCTGGTAAGATCACATGTTCCGCAATCCCAAAAGATACGTTACCATATTCATCAAAACTACTTTTCTTTAATCTATATCCTATAGCTTCTAAAACCTTTCTTAAGAATCCTTCAGCTTGAGTACCCCTTAAGGTCACCTTAACTCCAATTTCTTGACCTTTTCTAATTCCAAACTCCCTTATAGTTTTCTTGGAAATAGTATATACTGGTTTAGCTCCAGTTAACTCTTGTAAAAGTTGATAAGCTTTTTGTAACCTATCTCCAGATTCACCAAGTCCTATATTAACAGTAACCTTGGCTAACTTAACTTTCCTCATTGGATTTTGATTAACAGATAAAGTAGACTCTGTCATTTTAATCAACTCTCATGTCAGATTTTTCCCTACCTATACTCATCACATTCATGAGATTAGTCTGATAAGTATTACCATCTTTGCTTTCTAGTGTTATCACACTATATTTTCTAGACTTAAACTTACTCAAATTTATATTTTTAACAACACCGTGAATACCGACGTTCTTACCGCCTACAAAGATTGCATATGAGCCTTCAGAGATAATGAATGAATCCACTATATTTTGGCTTGGTAACTCAATCTTTAATGTCATAAGCGTTTTGAAACTCTTTGCAGTTTCTTTATCGACTAGGATATTTCTTCCATCCTCTAAATTAAGCTGAATACTACCTCCCTTTACTGTAGTTTTATTCATGATCCTAACGTACTTATAATGAGCCTCATCTGCGGATATCTTGGATAACCTCATAAACCTAACGTTATCAGGAATAACTCTAAAATATAGATCAGCGGAGGGAATTGAAACAATGTCCATAAGACCAACAGGGTATTTATAGTCTTTCCTTACCTTGCCATCTACTAAAACTTTACCGTCAAATATTATATGCTTAGCCTCTCTTACCGTTTCCGCAAGTTTAAGATAATCCCTAATTACAACAGCCAA is a genomic window containing:
- a CDS encoding 50S ribosomal protein L19e; the encoded protein is MTNLKAQKRLAASVAGVGISRVKIVEDYIEDVQSALTREEIRNLIKDGKIIILKKVGISDGRLKERRKKKSLKSEGKKAGSRKGKKGARANSKRMWVKRIRKIRAYLKWLRDHKVIDSHTYRELYLKAKGGNYKGVSDVRNVLIQMGKLRGE
- a CDS encoding 50S ribosomal protein L32e translates to MTEEKIQSYRKKIYVIRQKLKAKKPRFLRYDSDKFFRLGRQEKWRRPYGRDNKTRLKVRGFPAIVSVGYRLPKEVRGFHPSGLRQVIVHNVNDLVKVQNQKDSVIVTIASSVGFKKRLEILNKARELGLKVSNEGVSA
- a CDS encoding 50S ribosomal protein L6, whose protein sequence is MQIVILREEIEIPSNVNVDLKDSVIKMKGPKGEVVKDFSFARGIQISLDGNKIVLETTFANRRKKAAFYSIVSHIKNMITGVTKGYRYYLKIIYTHFPTSVKVVGNEVQITNLIGEKNIRRAPILQGVKVTVKGEDIVVEGPNLDAVAQTAANIEAASKITGFDRRIFSDGIFIYKKEVVE
- a CDS encoding 30S ribosomal protein S8, which produces MVFVNPLANALTSIYNNEMRRNKQAIIMPASKLVINVLRVMQKEGYVGEFEYIDDGRWGKITVQLLGRVNKCGPITPRYPLSYRQMIALPDYIRRYLPSKEIGIIIVSTSKGVMSHKEAARMRLGGVALGYVY
- a CDS encoding 30S ribosomal protein S14 — translated: MGKYKPPAERKYGKGVQACQRCGSRDSVIQKYGIYLCRQCFREVAYELGFRKYW
- a CDS encoding 50S ribosomal protein L5 — translated: MTESTLSVNQNPMRKVKLAKVTVNIGLGESGDRLQKAYQLLQELTGAKPVYTISKKTIREFGIRKGQEIGVKVTLRGTQAEGFLRKVLEAIGYRLKKSSFDEYGNVSFGIAEHVILPGARYDPEIGIFGMDIAITLERAGYRISRRRRKKTRIPRRHRVTKEEAMEFLRNNFNVQLVEG
- a CDS encoding 30S ribosomal protein S4e, encoding MAHITRFETPWFLVISKKQYKWTVRPNAGPHPIEKSIPLAVVIRDYLKLAETVREAKHIIFDGKVLVDGKVRKDYKYPVGLMDIVSIPSADLYFRVIPDNVRFMRLSKISADEAHYKYVRIMNKTTVKGGSIQLNLEDGRNILVDKETAKSFKTLMTLKIELPSQNIVDSFIISEGSYAIFVGGKNVGIHGVVKNINLSKFKSRKYSVITLESKDGNTYQTNLMNVMSIGREKSDMRVD